The proteins below come from a single Acidovorax sp. NCPPB 4044 genomic window:
- a CDS encoding LysR family transcriptional regulator: MADLMAFAVIAEERSFTRAANRLGITSSALSHAMRLLEERLDVKLLSRTTRSVAPTAAGERLLARVQPAIREIGDGLEALASEHSGPCGRVRINSHRSGAVLYVMPKLQALRREYPGITLDITTEEGLVDIVSAGYDAGIRNGERLAQDMVAVRISPDYRTAVVAAPKYLKAAPAIERPQDLVQHSCLSYRMSTSGAMLRWQFQRGTRTFDVAINPTFITNDMDLMIGAALAGTGVGYLLREQVAEHLASGKLVELLPKWSMRYEGTFLYYPSRRQMRPALRAVIDMLRHDGQA, encoded by the coding sequence TTGGCCGATCTGATGGCATTTGCGGTGATCGCCGAAGAGCGGAGCTTCACCCGCGCGGCGAACCGCCTGGGCATTACAAGCTCGGCGCTCAGTCATGCGATGCGCCTGCTGGAGGAACGTCTGGACGTCAAGCTGCTCAGCCGAACCACCCGGAGCGTCGCCCCCACGGCAGCAGGCGAACGCCTCCTGGCACGAGTCCAGCCGGCGATCCGCGAAATCGGGGATGGACTGGAAGCGCTTGCGTCCGAGCATTCCGGTCCCTGCGGGCGCGTCCGTATCAACTCGCACCGCAGCGGCGCCGTTCTCTACGTCATGCCTAAGTTGCAGGCCCTGCGACGGGAGTATCCGGGCATCACGCTGGATATCACGACTGAAGAGGGATTGGTCGATATCGTCTCGGCTGGCTACGACGCAGGCATCCGAAACGGCGAGCGACTGGCACAGGACATGGTGGCCGTGCGCATCAGTCCCGACTACAGGACCGCAGTGGTCGCCGCACCCAAGTACCTCAAGGCTGCCCCTGCGATCGAGCGTCCGCAGGATCTGGTGCAGCATTCTTGCCTTTCCTATCGCATGAGCACTTCCGGCGCCATGTTGCGATGGCAGTTCCAACGAGGAACGCGCACCTTCGATGTCGCGATAAACCCAACCTTCATCACCAACGACATGGACCTGATGATAGGCGCGGCTCTGGCCGGAACCGGCGTGGGTTATCTGCTTCGGGAGCAGGTTGCGGAACATCTGGCCAGTGGCAAGCTCGTGGAACTCCTGCCCAAGTGGTCCATGCGCTACGAGGGGACCTTCCTGTACTATCCGAGCCGGCGCCAGATGCGCCCGGCGTTGCGTGCCGTCATCGATATGCTTCGACACGACGGACAGGCCTAG
- a CDS encoding zinc-dependent alcohol dehydrogenase family protein, which translates to MKRWILKSGETTLDGLVLEAVAKPEPGPGQVRVRIRAVSMNYREQLALMNAGGNWRVDRDIIPVADGAGEIDAVGEGVDRWNVGDKVITVYLRDFIHWPPHAGTGLGLGALDEDGVLAEYVILSTERVTRAPTTLSFAEAATLPCAALTAWAALQNAYPVQPGQKVLSLGTGSVSLFAMAFAQALGAKTYVTTSQDDKRARLTELGAEDVFNYRTDENWGQSIYTATGGVDKVVNTAGFGSINQSVQALAFGGDIGVVGLFNFGDVIDPGLFLAKGTSMRGIPVGTRDAQEEMVRFIDEHQIKPVIGRVIPFADAKDAYKAQSAPDLFGKIVVTVGS; encoded by the coding sequence ATGAAGCGTTGGATTCTGAAAAGCGGGGAAACCACCCTGGATGGTCTTGTCCTCGAAGCCGTCGCCAAGCCCGAGCCGGGACCCGGCCAGGTGCGCGTGCGTATTCGCGCCGTGTCGATGAACTACCGCGAGCAACTCGCCCTGATGAATGCCGGCGGCAACTGGCGGGTGGATCGCGACATCATCCCCGTTGCAGACGGCGCCGGCGAGATCGATGCGGTCGGCGAAGGCGTCGATCGATGGAACGTCGGCGACAAGGTGATCACGGTCTATCTGCGCGATTTCATCCACTGGCCGCCGCATGCCGGCACCGGCCTGGGCCTGGGGGCTCTGGACGAAGACGGCGTTCTTGCCGAGTACGTCATCCTGTCGACCGAGCGCGTGACCCGTGCTCCTACCACACTCAGCTTTGCAGAAGCGGCGACGCTCCCGTGCGCGGCACTGACCGCATGGGCTGCGCTCCAGAACGCCTACCCGGTGCAGCCAGGTCAGAAGGTGCTGTCGCTGGGCACCGGTAGCGTATCGCTGTTTGCAATGGCGTTCGCGCAAGCGTTGGGCGCGAAGACTTATGTGACCACCAGCCAGGACGACAAGCGCGCCCGCTTGACCGAATTAGGTGCCGAAGACGTCTTCAACTACCGCACCGACGAGAACTGGGGCCAGTCCATCTACACGGCCACCGGTGGCGTGGACAAGGTGGTGAATACCGCTGGCTTCGGGTCGATCAACCAGTCGGTCCAGGCGCTGGCCTTCGGCGGCGACATTGGTGTGGTCGGCTTGTTCAATTTCGGCGACGTGATCGACCCCGGCCTGTTCCTCGCCAAGGGCACGAGCATGCGCGGCATCCCGGTCGGTACACGTGACGCCCAAGAGGAAATGGTTCGCTTCATCGACGAGCATCAGATCAAGCCGGTGATCGGCCGGGTCATCCCCTTCGCCGACGCGAAGGACGCCTACAAGGCTCAGAGCGCACCGGACCTGTTCGGCAAGATCGTCGTCACCGTCGGAAGCTGA
- the rng gene encoding ribonuclease G — protein MQQDILINWSPQETRVAVVEHGAVQELHVERTLERGLVGNVYLGKVSRVLPGMQSAFIDIGLERAAFLHVADVWHRQEGGEAPMFARKGEPPVPIEKQVFEGQSLLVQVIKDPIGTKGARLSTQISIAGRLLVFLPQDDHIGVSQKIPAAERDALRARLQALVGDKSSGGGGGFILRTNGEDSSDAELAEDIAYLRKTWARIRDAALRQPPASLLHQDLNLLQRVLRDLVGEETASIRIDSQEQFALLQAFGREFMPAAAPKLQLYKGERPIFDLYAIDEEIGRALGRRVDLKSGGYLIVDQTEALTTIDVNTGGYVGARNFDDTIFKTNLEAAQAIARQLRLRNLGGIIVADFIDMAREDHKQSVLGEFRKQLARDRVKTMTGGFSQLGLVEMTRKRTRESLAHMLCEPCAHCQGKGSVKTARSVCYDILREILREARQFNPREFRVVAAAKVVELFLDEESQHLAGLSDFIGKPISLQAEGALGQEQYDIVLL, from the coding sequence ATGCAACAAGACATCCTCATCAATTGGTCCCCCCAGGAAACGCGCGTCGCTGTCGTGGAGCACGGCGCGGTGCAGGAGCTGCATGTGGAGCGCACGCTGGAGCGGGGGCTCGTGGGCAACGTGTACCTGGGCAAGGTCTCCCGGGTGCTGCCGGGGATGCAGTCCGCCTTCATCGACATCGGCCTGGAGCGTGCGGCCTTCCTGCACGTGGCCGATGTGTGGCACCGGCAGGAAGGCGGCGAGGCGCCCATGTTCGCGCGCAAGGGCGAGCCGCCCGTGCCGATCGAGAAGCAGGTGTTCGAAGGCCAGTCTCTGCTGGTGCAGGTCATCAAGGACCCCATCGGCACCAAGGGCGCCCGCCTGTCCACGCAGATCAGCATCGCAGGCCGCCTGCTGGTGTTCCTGCCGCAGGATGACCATATCGGCGTGTCCCAGAAAATTCCCGCGGCCGAGCGCGACGCGTTGCGCGCGCGGCTGCAGGCACTCGTGGGCGACAAGTCGAGCGGCGGTGGCGGCGGCTTCATTCTGCGCACCAACGGGGAGGATTCCTCCGATGCCGAGCTGGCAGAAGACATCGCCTACCTGCGCAAGACCTGGGCGCGCATCCGCGACGCGGCCCTGCGGCAGCCTCCGGCGTCGCTGCTGCACCAGGACCTGAACCTGCTGCAACGCGTGCTGCGCGACCTGGTGGGCGAGGAAACCGCCAGCATCCGCATCGATTCTCAGGAGCAGTTCGCACTGCTGCAGGCATTCGGGCGCGAATTCATGCCCGCGGCAGCGCCCAAACTGCAGCTCTACAAGGGCGAGCGCCCGATCTTCGATCTCTACGCCATCGACGAAGAAATCGGCCGGGCCCTGGGCCGGCGCGTGGACCTGAAATCCGGCGGCTACCTCATCGTGGACCAGACCGAGGCCCTGACCACCATCGACGTGAACACCGGTGGCTATGTGGGCGCGCGCAACTTCGACGACACGATCTTCAAGACCAATCTGGAGGCGGCGCAGGCGATTGCCCGGCAACTGCGGCTGCGCAACCTCGGCGGGATCATCGTCGCGGATTTCATCGACATGGCGCGGGAGGACCACAAGCAATCCGTGCTGGGTGAATTCCGCAAGCAACTCGCCCGCGACCGCGTGAAGACCATGACCGGCGGTTTCTCGCAGCTCGGGCTGGTGGAGATGACGCGCAAGCGCACCCGCGAATCGCTGGCGCACATGCTGTGCGAGCCCTGCGCCCATTGCCAGGGCAAGGGCAGCGTGAAGACTGCCCGCAGCGTCTGCTACGACATCCTGCGCGAGATCCTGCGCGAGGCGCGGCAATTCAACCCGCGCGAGTTCCGTGTGGTGGCGGCGGCGAAGGTGGTGGAACTGTTCCTCGACGAAGAGAGCCAGCACCTCGCAGGCCTTTCGGATTTCATCGGAAAGCCGATCTCGCTGCAGGCGGAAGGGGCGCTGGGGCAGGAGCAGTACGACATCGTTTTACTTTGA